A window of the Candidatus Jettenia caeni genome harbors these coding sequences:
- a CDS encoding 2-acyl-glycerophospho-ethanolamine acyltransferase → MILETFISTAKNNFKKTVIRDSLGTTLNFGQTLTAGILLSKHIRAFEGENIAIVFPASVGGALAYIATIFAGKIPVGLNFLASKEDQDHALSICNVKTIFTSKIFIKKAGIPEDPRMVFIEDVKERTSKLQKIVTYVSCKWGSKRSLIQKFKKYDAPDKTAIILFTSGSESTPKGVSLTHHNIYASIQNFGTAFNPIGEDVILGTLPFFHVFGFTVCLWLPLTMGIGVVFHPNPTEYERIGRVIEDYRVTMLLGTSTLYRGFMKRWSQEQIKSVRLAFAGAEKLHEHIRKKFHEKFGIPIFEGYGLTESSSCVSVNHPGDFRHGSVGKVFPNITCRIVNPETYEEVTPGKEGLILIQGPNIMKEYYRSPDLTKQAFYNDFYVTGDIGKIENGFLFITDRLKRFAKIGGEMVPLTLVENKLSSILDKHTDQEKRNCAVINIPHTHKGEQIIAFVVHNNPDKFLLNTELDELCVTRLSQPDHYIPIDTIPILPSGKVDYKRLKHIALEQLAEV, encoded by the coding sequence ATGATTTTAGAAACTTTTATCAGTACGGCAAAAAATAATTTCAAGAAAACAGTAATCAGGGACTCCTTAGGTACTACATTGAATTTTGGACAAACACTTACTGCTGGTATCCTTTTATCAAAACATATCCGTGCTTTCGAGGGAGAAAACATCGCTATTGTATTTCCTGCTTCAGTGGGAGGAGCTTTAGCATATATTGCAACAATTTTTGCCGGCAAAATTCCTGTTGGTTTGAATTTTCTGGCAAGTAAAGAAGATCAGGATCATGCCCTCAGTATTTGTAACGTTAAAACAATTTTCACTTCTAAAATCTTTATAAAGAAAGCGGGAATACCAGAAGACCCGAGAATGGTTTTTATTGAGGACGTAAAAGAGAGGACATCAAAGCTCCAAAAGATCGTAACCTATGTATCCTGCAAATGGGGATCAAAACGTTCGCTTATTCAGAAATTTAAAAAGTACGACGCCCCTGATAAGACAGCCATCATACTCTTTACCTCTGGTTCAGAATCAACTCCCAAAGGGGTTTCTTTAACACATCACAATATATATGCAAGTATTCAAAACTTTGGCACGGCATTTAACCCTATCGGGGAAGATGTCATTTTAGGCACATTGCCATTCTTTCACGTTTTCGGTTTTACTGTTTGTTTATGGCTTCCTTTAACGATGGGGATAGGGGTTGTTTTTCATCCAAACCCGACAGAATACGAGCGAATTGGCAGGGTTATTGAGGATTATCGTGTAACCATGCTTTTAGGAACCAGCACCCTTTATCGTGGTTTTATGAAAAGGTGGAGTCAAGAACAGATTAAGAGTGTACGTCTGGCATTTGCTGGAGCTGAAAAATTACATGAGCATATAAGGAAAAAATTTCATGAGAAATTTGGGATACCTATATTTGAGGGATACGGCCTTACAGAAAGTAGTTCCTGTGTAAGCGTTAATCATCCAGGCGATTTCAGACATGGAAGTGTAGGTAAGGTTTTCCCAAATATTACCTGCCGGATTGTAAATCCAGAAACATACGAAGAGGTCACACCAGGAAAAGAAGGATTGATACTTATACAGGGTCCAAATATCATGAAAGAGTATTATAGGTCGCCAGACCTAACCAAACAGGCATTTTATAATGACTTCTATGTAACCGGTGATATAGGGAAAATAGAAAATGGATTTCTCTTTATTACCGATCGCTTAAAAAGATTTGCAAAAATTGGTGGAGAAATGGTTCCTCTTACCTTAGTTGAGAACAAATTATCGAGCATATTAGATAAACATACAGATCAGGAAAAAAGGAATTGTGCTGTTATAAACATCCCCCATACGCACAAGGGAGAGCAAATCATTGCATTCGTTGTTCACAACAATCCTGATAAATTCCTGTTGAATACTGAGCTTGATGAGCTCTGCGTTACAAGACTCTCACAACCAGATCATTATATTCCTATAGACACTATTCCCATACTTCCATCAGGAAAAGTAGACTATAAAAGGTTAAAACATATTGCGTTAGAACAACTTGCCGAGGTCTAA
- a CDS encoding Na+-translocating NADH-quinone reductase subunit F, with translation MVTPLVIGAGILALLVLLLSLFSEIIYQFFGRGEKRKLTILSDDDYRKELTIEGGEKLLPLLQSRGFNVPAACGGMATCGQCKVKLYTNVGPYTAAETPHFDMKTRETSRKFLEQGTGDGYVRLACQVRVEKDVDLYLPKDTLSVKQYTARLVKKKALTSDKTEIWLQPSKPIQYRPGQYIQLAIPEDFVEEHYKKYDTFIKEACKNLGKEFIPYTPGATLYRGYSLASTEPDLLKLIIRMAPVDPSRVIEKGGAPCIGPSWAHHYILEKNLWNFFRGEKIHFTGPYGHFTLREQPHTAVFVAGGAGLAPIIALLEQWFKEGRKDKAIFFLGERRFQDIPTSYLPRWLTWQQKNHNFKLVPVLSGAFRGDNPAELNDVDKRCYHCLSVDGKQIIKEQGLIDDQETHWKGEVGFIGPLLRTYLSPDQNIVFYLCGPAPMTVTVIDAAANVLNLKKENALFDDFTGTLTPSVDLLYQKLEIKEKIYALNIPNADKLIEKISHILIIQLILKDKIDESYRFLEQVKEAIGKSGQELELMLLSYKS, from the coding sequence ATGGTTACCCCCTTAGTAATAGGAGCTGGTATCCTTGCCTTACTGGTATTGTTACTGAGCTTATTCAGCGAAATCATCTATCAATTCTTCGGTCGGGGTGAGAAACGAAAACTCACTATTTTAAGTGATGATGATTACCGGAAGGAACTAACTATTGAGGGAGGGGAAAAACTCCTGCCTTTGCTTCAGAGCAGAGGGTTTAACGTTCCTGCCGCTTGCGGGGGTATGGCTACCTGTGGCCAATGTAAGGTAAAGCTCTACACAAATGTAGGCCCATATACGGCTGCTGAAACTCCTCATTTTGATATGAAAACAAGGGAAACATCCCGGAAATTTTTAGAACAAGGCACCGGAGATGGTTATGTACGATTGGCATGCCAGGTCCGGGTAGAGAAGGATGTGGATCTGTATCTGCCCAAAGATACGCTATCGGTAAAACAATATACGGCACGATTGGTTAAGAAAAAAGCGCTTACCAGTGATAAGACAGAAATCTGGTTACAACCATCAAAGCCCATTCAATATAGACCTGGTCAATATATCCAATTGGCTATTCCTGAAGACTTCGTAGAAGAACATTATAAAAAATACGACACATTTATCAAAGAAGCTTGTAAGAATTTAGGGAAAGAGTTTATCCCTTATACACCCGGTGCAACTCTATACAGAGGCTATTCCCTTGCCTCTACAGAACCAGACCTTTTGAAACTTATCATTCGTATGGCCCCTGTTGACCCAAGTAGGGTTATAGAGAAGGGAGGGGCTCCTTGCATAGGACCGAGTTGGGCGCACCACTATATCCTTGAGAAAAATCTGTGGAATTTCTTCCGGGGCGAAAAAATACATTTCACCGGACCATATGGACATTTTACTTTAAGGGAACAACCACACACCGCAGTATTTGTAGCAGGCGGTGCAGGTTTAGCGCCTATCATTGCCCTCCTTGAGCAATGGTTCAAGGAAGGCCGCAAGGATAAGGCTATCTTCTTCCTCGGAGAACGAAGATTTCAGGATATTCCAACGTCTTATTTACCCAGGTGGTTAACCTGGCAACAAAAAAATCACAATTTTAAATTGGTGCCGGTACTTTCCGGAGCATTTCGCGGTGATAATCCTGCAGAATTAAACGATGTAGATAAAAGGTGTTACCATTGTCTTTCCGTTGATGGTAAACAGATTATCAAAGAACAAGGTCTGATAGATGATCAGGAAACTCACTGGAAGGGAGAAGTAGGATTCATTGGGCCTCTTCTCAGGACGTATCTTTCACCTGATCAGAATATTGTGTTTTACCTTTGCGGACCAGCTCCTATGACAGTTACCGTAATCGATGCGGCAGCAAACGTATTGAATCTGAAAAAAGAAAACGCCTTATTTGATGACTTTACGGGTACTTTAACTCCATCGGTAGATCTGCTGTATCAGAAACTTGAAATCAAAGAAAAGATCTACGCTTTAAATATACCAAACGCAGATAAGCTTATCGAAAAGATCAGTCACATCCTCATTATCCAGTTGATATTAAAAGACAAAATTGATGAAAGTTACCGTTTTCTTGAACAAGTAAAAGAGGCGATTGGCAAATCCGGGCAAGAATTGGAACTCATGCTTCTTTCATATAAGAGTTAA
- a CDS encoding UDP-N-acetylenolpyruvoylglucosamine reductase: protein MSIISLNIPNLERNKPLAPFTTYQIGGPADLFVEVYTIDELTHALLEAQRKGVPFFLLGCGANILVTDKGFRGLIIRNLANKVTFLDNSRVLAESGATVAHLIEHCRNRELSGFEHFIGIPSTVGGALWQNLHFLSADRQRTLFIEEIVLSSHILTEEGQHRTVQVDYFQFGYDQSILQKRQDVVLDVTFQLIAKRKDEIQIVMDENTAWRNAKQPQLSEYPSCGSVFKKIKGIGAGRLIEQAGLKGARIGNAEVSKKHANFIVNTGNARAADILQLIRYVQEEVKRKLGYTLETEITIIGEQE, encoded by the coding sequence ATGTCAATTATATCATTAAATATTCCAAACCTGGAAAGAAATAAACCGCTTGCGCCTTTTACAACATATCAAATCGGTGGACCGGCGGATTTATTTGTGGAGGTATATACCATTGATGAGCTGACACATGCTTTGTTGGAGGCGCAACGAAAGGGTGTCCCTTTTTTCTTACTTGGTTGTGGAGCTAATATTCTCGTTACTGATAAAGGATTTCGAGGACTAATTATCCGGAATTTAGCAAATAAAGTTACTTTCTTAGATAATAGCAGAGTATTAGCAGAAAGTGGCGCAACCGTCGCCCATCTTATAGAACATTGCAGGAATCGAGAGTTATCCGGCTTTGAGCACTTTATTGGTATTCCCAGTACTGTGGGTGGGGCCCTATGGCAAAATTTACATTTTCTATCGGCAGATAGACAACGTACGCTATTTATAGAAGAGATCGTTTTGTCTAGCCATATCTTAACAGAAGAGGGACAACACCGTACAGTTCAAGTTGATTACTTTCAATTTGGTTATGATCAGAGTATTTTACAGAAACGTCAGGATGTTGTGCTCGATGTTACCTTTCAACTTATTGCGAAAAGAAAAGACGAAATTCAGATAGTGATGGATGAAAATACGGCCTGGCGTAACGCTAAACAGCCGCAATTATCAGAATACCCAAGTTGCGGCTCTGTATTTAAAAAAATTAAAGGTATTGGAGCTGGAAGGTTGATAGAGCAGGCCGGACTCAAGGGCGCACGTATCGGCAATGCAGAAGTATCGAAGAAACATGCAAACTTTATTGTCAACACGGGTAATGCCCGGGCTGCTGATATTTTACAATTAATTAGGTATGTACAAGAGGAGGTAAAACGGAAATTAGGATACACCCTGGAAACAGAGATTACAATAATCGGGGAACAGGAATGA
- a CDS encoding heat shock protein, with protein sequence MARELIKWSQLPTISSLQNEMNRMFDRFFKGSDLSEFGMETGGWIPPIDLSETNEKVTVKAEIPGIDPKDIDISIQENTLLIKGEKKEEKEEKNKSFYRMERRYGSFSRSIPLPPSVDSNKVTAEYKNGVLEITLQKKEEVKPKQISVKAS encoded by the coding sequence ATGGCCAGAGAGCTAATAAAGTGGTCGCAATTACCAACCATTTCTTCTCTACAAAATGAAATGAACCGCATGTTTGACCGTTTTTTTAAAGGATCTGATTTATCAGAATTTGGTATGGAAACAGGTGGCTGGATACCCCCTATTGATCTGTCAGAAACCAATGAAAAAGTTACGGTAAAAGCTGAAATTCCAGGAATTGACCCAAAGGATATAGATATTTCGATACAGGAAAATACCCTTTTAATAAAAGGTGAGAAGAAGGAGGAAAAAGAAGAAAAGAATAAAAGCTTCTATCGTATGGAGAGACGTTACGGGAGTTTTTCCCGTTCTATTCCTCTTCCTCCGTCTGTAGATTCAAACAAAGTAACGGCAGAGTATAAAAATGGTGTGCTCGAGATTACCTTGCAAAAGAAAGAAGAGGTAAAACCAAAGCAGATCTCTGTAAAAGCTAGCTAG